In the Arachis hypogaea cultivar Tifrunner chromosome 20, arahy.Tifrunner.gnm2.J5K5, whole genome shotgun sequence genome, TAAGGCTAACGGGTGGTGTTTCATTTCTGATATGCAAAAGGTTAGACAGTTTATATTGTAAGCAAAATGTATATCTGTTTATTGTATAAACTATTTGGTTCTATGTCTTATTTGGTATGGATAATTGCAACTTGCTGATTTCACTTGTTATGTACGTTATGTAGGTTGTTTGGTTATTTAGGTAGTCTGAATATTTAGGTACTTTGGTTATTTAAGTAGTTTGATTATTTAGGGTGATTGGTTATTATTATTTAGGATGATTGGTTATTGATATTTGGTTATTTTGGTTGTTTGGTGTCTACTATATCTTTCCATCAATTGCAAGGGTTGATTTTGGCTGTAGAGGAGGTCATTCCACAGGTCTACCATCGTTTCTGTGTATGGCACCTGTGGCGAAATTTCAACAAACAGTGGAAGGATCTTGAGCTGTGGAGACTCCTTTGGGATGCTGCAAGGTCAAACACCTTCCAAGATTTTATTGGCAACATGGACAAGATCAAAAGAGTCAGTGAGGAAGCATGGACATACCTTAACAAGTGGCCTAGGCATTCATGGACGAAGTCTCAATTTAGCCATAGGACAAAGCTGGATAATATATGCAACAACGCATGTGAGGTCTTCAACGCAAGGATCAAAGAGGCTATGAGCAAGCCAATCATCACACTGCTTGAAGAGGTAAGGATGTTCGTTATGAGGTCCATTGCAAAGAACAAGATAAAGTTGAACAACTACGTTGAAAAACTTCCTCTAGTTATTCAGAGCCGGTTAGAAAAGGTAAGGAAATAGTCAAAGAACTGGGTTCCTATATGAAATGGAGATGAAGCCTATGAAAAGTTTGAGGTCCATGGACAACCAACAAACATGGTGGTCGATCTAGGCAAAAGACTTTACACCTGCCAGTTCTGGATGTTAACAGGTAATTTTTGTTACATttacattattatatttttttcattacatTATCATTATATTCATTTTAGGTTGTTTTTACTTGAATTATTAACTGCCATGGTCTGGACTTGAACTGCCTTTTGTTTGGTGTGCTGTAGGCATTCCCTGTGTTCATGCCTGTGCTGCTCTTGCACGGGTGAACAAGAGACTAGAAGATTTCTGTCACCCCTTGGTCACAATGGATTCATATAGGAAGACCTATGAACATTACATTAATCCTTTCCCAGGCCAATCCATGTGAGAAAAATCAGCATATAATAAGCCCCAGGCTCCAAACATCAAACGGAAACCAGGAAAACTCACAACCAAAAGAAGAAAGGACGCTGATGAGGGTACTAGTGTAAACAAGAAAGCTAAGCAGAATGTTACCCTAAAGGGACAACTCAAGCCATTCACATGCACATATTGTGGTGTAAAGGGCCACACCAATAGGGGATGCAAACAGAAGAGAGCTGATGAGCTTGCTGCTGCTCTTGCCGTTGCAGCAGCTACTGTGGCAGCTTCCAAGGCCAAAGTTACTCCTACTGGGAGTACACCTGCAGCTGAAGCAAGCAACACTGTCACTCTGGGACCACCAGCAGCTGACATTCCACCACCAGCCTCTGCACCGCAAGCTGAAGAAGTTGAATTATCCCAACCAAGCTATGGTGGAACACAAGATGAGGTATAAAATGTCCCAACACATTTGTTGTTTACTTCCTAGATTTAACTCTCCTTTTCACACTAACTCATACAAATTATCACACTTTACGCAGGCACCACCGCCAACAACAACAAGGCCACCTAAATTACCAACCAAACGGAAGACCTCACCACAACCAGTAACTATTTCTGTCGATCTCATGCAAGGAACAAGTTCAGCCACATCTTCAAGGATGGCAAGGTTCATGAAGTTTGTTCCAACACCACAGTTTAAGGCACCAAGGAAGAAAAACCCTTGATTTTGGATGTTCTAGCAGCCGATTTCAGAATATATATGGGATTTAGGCATTGGTTGATTTTTTTGGCTTTTTGTTATTTCTCAAaaggaatggctcttgactagaCTGTAtggtttattttgattttctggtAATAAATACTTTAGCAGAGTTTAAACTCAAAAGTAGCTGCTTCAGTTTGTTTATCCTTATGTGGTCAAATGATACTGTGTTACATTGACAATGTCTTGTTTATAATCTACAACTACTATTATCAATTTACCTCTTCTGTTCATTCAGTTTGGATTCTATTTTTGTAAAATCTATCTACAAATAACACACCAATAACACTACTCTGTGAACATCAAATTTAACAGTTACCATCAAAGTATCACATCAGTATCGACATCCAAGAAGGTATTGGGTTCCGTCCAGACCATCGGAGCACAGGACGTTTCCCACACCCACACCGGTTTGGTACTCGCGTGCCTCTGCTCTGACTTAGCCTCGCATAGAACTTCCCTCTCCTTCATCTGCACGTCCAACCATCATCCAACCAGCAAAGCAATGGGTACAAGAATGagcagggaagaagaagaagaagatgatgataatgaagacgAAGAAGTGCTGCGCTACTTCTGAGTTAGGGTTTAAAAAGGGATCAGGGACCAAATTTGGACATAAACTTTCATTGGCCACATCAACTAACCGTTAGACATTCCAGCGTGGCACTCATTCGCCACATCACTACCGCCGGCAAGGAATATGACCGGAAAATATGAGGGGGACCACGTTGATACATTTTTTCCAATCTGGAGGACTTAATTAATACAATTGGAAAGTTCAGAAACTAAATCGGTGCATTTTGTGAATCTCAGATACCACTTTGGATTCTTTGGGGTTTAACTCGTTTtgattcttttaaaatattatcaGTATGCTCAGAGTCTATTTAGATggacattttttaattttaaatattataatgaaCTTCTGTTTCAGAATATTGTTTGTATAAATAATTATGTCAATTATATTTCTGAAGAAGGTGCTTTTgggaattaaaatttattatttttaataatcaaacttTCTCTTTGAAAATCATTGAATTTGcaattttttctaaataaaacaTCGTTTtgtcattaaaaattttaaattctctaaaaAAATATTCTCTCCTTTAATTGATCCAATCAAAACGCTCTCAAtgtattaaaaacttaaaattttatattttctattaaacATTCCTTATTTATGGTAAGACACTAATTAACAAaatcatttaataataatattgaaaCACTCAAACACGGTTATCCCAATGCTTAGTCTTTCCTCCCACTTATTAATGTCAAGGATAAAATTATCAAAGATAATAACAACAGAAGTTTAACTACTTTTCTGTACTGATAGTCTGATAAATAGGTATTCGAATTGTATATTGGACTATGGCGACCATTCAATTCTGGGTGAGAATGGTCAATATTCAACAACATTGACTAAACCCATTACCatatgaataacaaaaaaaaaaaaaaaaaaaaaaattctacaatACACATGCGGATGATCCGATGCTATGTCATGTTGCCAACAATGTTTAGCATACAATAAACTTCAATGCATAAATTGTGAATCTTTAGCTAAAAGAATGATTGAACTAGAAAAATGTCATCATCACAGaccttaaaatataattttaaccaaaaaaagagaaaaaaattgtcAAGTTTCATCTACATGATGTGACGATACCTGTAGCGGATACAAAATTCTCCAGCAAAGCGGCATTGAGACTGGATAGCCAAAAAGAGCAATATGTACAGTCATCTGTCAACTAAGTAGTTAGTTACAAACATTTAGGTGGCAATTTCCTCAGATAATAGCACCACCTCTCACATTTATAAAGTAACAAACATTGATGAAGCACAAATTCCAAATGAAACCATAATCAGTAATTATTCTCAAAATATTTTCATACTCATGCAGAAAGCCTGACCAATGATTCAGTCATGGGGTTTTGAGCACAAATGTATGACATCCCTATTCCTTTGACAAAAAGGGCAAAACTGGGACGCATTATATCAGGCATTGGAGTTGCTCTTATActtgtctttcttttttttttttacaataccTGAAGCCTTGGTGGTGCACATATGCCTCAACAAATGAACCCAGCAGCAGCCATATGAACACAGGCTTCATCTAGTCAGTTTGCAAAAGAGATTCCCATGATTAAGATTGCACTATGGTTAACCACTTCGGGCTGTCCACAAATAAAGAATGACTGCTGGAATAGGAAGGAGCAATGCGCAAGATTTTAAGACATTCCTGCTTATCAGAGTTTGTAGAGGGAGGGGAGGGGAAGAAGATAATTAGTCATGACATTCTTTTGGCCGAACACAGGCAAAACCCAAAAGAAACTAAGTATGATGATATAAACATTGTCAGAATAAGAGGTGGTTTACCGAACGTTGAACGAAGTATATCCACTTTTGTGCGGCATATGATCAAGTTCATTTGTATCACAGCTGCGAACAGCCCTTTGAAACTTTGCTGACAGCTTCTGGTAGGACTGTACTTCAGATGGCTGGACCTGATTGATTGCCTTCTTTAAATGCTTCATTGATATAACTGAAGCACCAAGGTTCTCCTGATAACATCACAGTAAATTTAACacataaataagttataatgTTATATGAAGACAAATCCATCGGAAATCATGTGGAGTACAAACCTCAATCGCTGCAACGGCTGCCTCTCGACATATTAGTGATATGTCAGCCCCAGTACAACCATCTGTGAGGTGAGCAAGTTCTTTAATGCTTACATCAGAATCACATGGAATTTTACGCAAATGAATGCGAAATATATCTTCTCTGTCTGTCTCATTTGGAGGTCCAACATAAAGCAGGCGATCAAAGCGTCCTGAAAAATCTTCCTTCGGTTATTTGAACCTGACTAGAACCATTCAAGAAACTCACCCTCCTTCGTGGATGCTTGTGCACATATAAGATATAGAGTAAGAAAAGTAGTGCGTACCTGGTCTTAAAAGGGCAGGATCAATCTTATCTGGCCTATTTGTAGCAGCTATGACAGTGACATTAACTCTTTGATGCAGACCTGGCATAAATGATTGTCAAAACAAAACTATGAACCCCGCACAAAATCTAAAATATTCCTTAGAATGTCATTTCCTGCTATTTCAAAGGTTGAATATGAGCCAAAAAGTAATTTACTAGTTTATCCAGTGTTCAAGATTCATCACTAACCATCCAATTCAACAAGAAGTTGACTCATGACCCTATCTGACACTGAAACACCATCACTTTCCTTCCCACGGGTTACAGCAAGACTATCAATTTCATCAAAAAATACAATGGATGGGGCATTGGTCCTTGCTTTTGCAAACAATGATCTGACAGCCTTCTCTGATTCACCAACCCATTTGCTGAAGAGTTCAGGACCCTTGACAGCTAGGAAGTTCAGCCCAGCTTCAGATGCAACTGCTCGTGCCATGAGGGTTTTGCTACAACCTGGAGGCCCAAACATCAATACACCTGTAGGAGGGCGAGTCCCAATACGGTTGAACGCATCACGGTGCCTCTGGGGCCACTCTACAGCTTCCATTAACTGAGCTTTGACTTCATTTTGACCACCTACATCTTCCCAATTGACCTTTGGAACCTCAAGGATTACCTAAGCACAAAATTTGAAACCAATTTTATGCCTCACCTTActtttttataaatgatttattaGAAGGTGGGGATTGGTAATCCTACAATGTAGCAAATCGTGGTCTGTATCTATCCCAAGATGCGGTTAACCATCAattataaagaataaaataaagatcaatagaataaaatcctggtctattTTGAGGCAGAATGCATGGTAAATTTGTGatcaatgaaaaatatgaagagaattcattttatttttgtcaaaatttcaACATACAGGACCtatataaattataaactatTCCAGTGACACCCAATAAGAATTCATAGTCAAATGGATGCACTGATTAGAGATGACAAGCTGACAGCTCTTGTACACAGAAATTCAGAGGGGCAGAAAGTGCATTTCTCATTAGAGAGTAGACTTCAATGATCCAAATATTTACGTTTCTATGTTTGAAAACCCAAATTTTCATTATATATGAAAATTAAGGATTACATTTTAGCAAATAAAAAAGGATGATCAGGGATAACTACCAGagatatatattttattagaaGCTGACTCCTGAAATACAAACCATGGCATTAAGTTATGAATCATACCTCTCGCATGGCACTGGGTCTTATTTTCATTCTAGCCTTCTGAAAATCTTCAAAACTGACTTTCAAATTGTGGTCTTTATCACTATCAGAAATTATTTCCATAGATTCCGAAGTTGTGTCCATCATGCAGAGCTGTAATACAGCATTGGAGGCCACTGATGTATCAGATTCTGAAACAGATGAAGTTGCAATACCTGATTGATTTCTGGAGTTTGTTTCGCCATTCATCAATGTGGGTTGCTCTGTTATATCATTGGAAGAATCACCACAACTCTTCTTTAAATTAGCATAGCGTCTTAGACAAATCAGCGCCGCCTCATTGCAAAGGGCGGCCAGATCAGCGCCCACAAAACCATGAGTGACAGTGGCAAGGTGTTCAACTTGTAAATCTGAGAGAGAATGATCCACTCCACAAAGAAGAGTGAACAAAATATCCAAGCGTTGTTTTGGGGACGGCACACCTGCATATAGATTTTTGCGGAGAAACTTGATAATGAATGAGTTCTTTAATGGATtcattaaagtaaataaaaggaccGATAGATTTCTATAGCATATGCTGCATTTATCACTTTTATCAAATATGAAGAGAACAATATACTATGCTGCAGCTTCATAATCAGTCACTACATACAAAATATCACAGCTACACAGTTGAAGGCAGATATTGCTTAACTTAGTACCTTTGGGGTAAAAAGATTCTCAGTATTCCGAGAAAGATAGTGATAATGTGTCCAACATTCCAAGTGAATAGTAGTTATATATCAGACTTGGATGTGGTTAAAAGTAGCGTTGTTCATTTAACACTGTGATTTTGAGAAGGCCCCAACCATGTTAAAGTTATGATAGTGGGAAAGAAAATTTGTGAGGAAGCACCAATTCAACAGTTAGGCTCCCATCaatgttcatatatatatatatatatatatatatatatatacacataatgCAAGCTCTAATCTCAATAAACAGCTCATTGACATGTACCCAGTTACATTAAGGAGAAATTAGGCTCTGTATTTATTTTACGAAAGAAACACATTAGATGCTACTCGGAAACATTATCTTAATCTCTTACCAATTTCGATTTCTTTGTCAAATCTTCCAGGTCGTCGGAGAGCTGGCTCAATATGATCAGGCCTGTTGGTGGCAGCAATTACAAGCAACCCTTCGGTTCTACTAATTCCATCCATCAAATTCAATAATGTTGCAACCATTCTTTGAGATAGCTCTTCACCTCCATCTTTTCTTGCAGGGGCAATTGCATCTAATTCATCAATGAATACCTGTAACGTAGATCCCATTATTCTATTTATGAGAATCATGAACATAATGATATCAGGTGAAATAATCAAAGATATGAGTTTATAAAGATCAAAACCTTGAAAATAATCAACAGATAGTGGAGTTCTATCCATACATTGAACTACGCCATATTCATACATGCTAAGAATGGAAAGGGATCCTCCCTTTCAGCAATTTTCAGATTATTCCAAAATTGTCATTCGATAATTCAAACATGCTTAATCTCACCTCTCTTTTTTCTCTACTGAATTGTTCACAGCACAGAAAATCCTTATGGAACCGAAAGTTCCTACATGAATTCCTTACGACCACCAGCCAACAATTTAACAAGAACAACAGAGAGCCTCATCCCACTAAATGGGATCCATTACATAGATCAAATAACAACATTACATCTTATATGTACTTAGCACATTAACATAGTCCCGAAACTTAAGGGAAATTAGCGCTATAAGATTAATATTAAGACTTGAATGAATAacttcaaaaaccatttttcatgTGATATGTAGCTCAAAGATATGTGAAGCTCAAaacaatatctaaaattatttcataaaacacattctctgAAATTAAGAAACTCTTTATTTGGGCAAAAGAAATCTAACCACAGCAGGTGCAGCTTGAATTGCTGAATCAAAAACTTCATGCAATGCTTGCTCACTTTCCCCAAAATACTGGGTAACAATTTCAGGTCCATTTATTTGGAAAAAATTTACCCCAACATCATGAGCACATAATTGAGCAAGGGAAGTCTTCCCTGTACCAGGTGGACCATGTAGAAGAACTCCTCTTGTGATACGTAAACCAAAACTACATTTTCAAAAATGTGAAGAATAATAAGTTTGCTGAATTGCATTTACAAATGCATATAAGATATGAAGCACATAGCTAAGAGAATAGAGAAAAGTACTTTTAAGTTTGAACTTTAATAGAATCATTGACTTGAATACcaaaaatacaattttagtaaCTACCCATTCCTACCATTAGACAAGAAATTTACTAAATGATAGAAGGTTCAaaggaaaagataaaaattttatgcTTAAtggaattaaataataataacatgCTAAAGGTGTGTAGACCAAATAAGGCAATCTTTGCTCCCATATGTCTCACGTGGGATGCAAGCTGGGCATCAGTCCACATATTTCCTTACATTGTTTTGCTACTATTGCTTATTTTCAGAGGCGAAAATGAATCATGGCAATTTGCTAAACATTTTTATCTGGTTAGCAATTTCCAAATATATCAAGCAATATGCTGCCGGAACCTTGTAAAAAGTCAACATAACTTGAATACATTGAATGACAAATGTGATGCACAGAACCATACAAAATGTAGTGCAAGGAGGGagggagaaaagaagaagaagattatcaATAATGCATTGTATACTCAACAATGAAAGAATGCACCATATAATACGTACCTTGATAAAGCATCCTTTACTGATGAAGAAATTATATCCTTTAAAACTGAATATTCTTTAGATAGACCACCCAGTTTAGAAATATTATCATATATGCTAGGATTAGCAACCTCTGCTTTACGTTTTTCACTGGGCAAATCCCTTTGAATTGACTCTTTAGATGCTGCATTTGATTGCAAAGATAAAAATACCTTTGTTTCACAATTGACAACGATTGCCTCATTCACATTTTCTGCTACATCAGAATCCTCAAGACACAAATTATTGATCCCATTTGATGAATAATTATCAGCTCTATCAACTGGTGCCTTTTTGGCTCCTATCACTTGGAAAATGCACACCTCTGAAAACATTGGTACAGAGACAAAATTACCTAGCAGTAAATAACGAGAATATAACCATGAAGTTGCACATGCCTGTAGTAATTTTTTCGAACTTTCATCTCCTAATGCATCCATAATATTGAATGAAGCCATAGATTGATTATTCTGAATGGGTATAGTTGATGCTGAATCTTCAAATCTTGGAGAAGACAACACACTAGCATTAGAAAACTTTGATCCATTAGAAGGTGTGCTAGGAGATGCAAAAATATCACTGTCTGACTGGACTTGGGATTTCGTCACAGAGGCTGAGTTATTAATGTCCAATTGAAATCCATCCTTATGAGGAGCAAGCTGTAGAtacaattccttgcaattatATATCGAGAGACAATTACTTTCTGTATAATGCAGTTCATTGCTCCCATTTGCAAGACCAGATAAGTACTGTTTCTGTACTGGGTAAACAAACACTATTGTACCCAAAGGAGGACATCCCATTGTACAAGAAATATTTGAGGACAGACGTACTCCATTCTTCAAAACCTATGTAGAATTGTAAGGGTCACAAAGTAAATCATTTGGCAAAGATAGATATACTGTTTATACATTATATGAACCCTATCATTATGGTGAAGCCATTGTCTTTTCGCATATAAGCCACTATCTGTTTGCTCCTTTGAGTTATGGCATCCTATTTATGTTTAGCATATAAGCCATATACAAACAAATAAACCACATTAGGCaaattactaattaataattttaataattgtttGATAGAGCATTCTGTGTTGTGGATATATGAAGTAATTTTCTTTTATGGTGTTCGCAATTCAGCAAGTTTATTCTACTATGGTTTTTCTAACTTCAGTCTCTTGATGAAATTGTAAAATCAGATATTTCTTAACCAAGTTGAGTACGTTGAGCATAATGTGTAGCTAAGAGAATTACTACAAAAAAAAATGTCAATTTTAGCTTCTTTATTGTATGTATTCCTTTGCATGAAACAAACTACAAATAAAATGGTTTCAATTAGATACTAGGAAGACAAACCTTCGTAGAAGGGAAAACAGTTGCAAGCACAAAGTAATTCCCTGTGACATCATCTTTCAACGTCTTCCCAGTTTCCAAGCCGTAGCATCTAACACATTCATCAACTAATGACTTGAGAGGATTCAATTGCACACTTCTGTTCATTGATGAAGCAATTGACACCTACGATAATCGTTGCATCATGTATGATAAAACTTTTCCCAAACCATagcataacaacaacaacacatgatcacagaaggaaggagaagaaagaagaagagaaatgattACCGAGACAAGAGTACCAGGGGCAAGAGAAGAGGAAACCATGGCAAGTTCGGAGAGCCAGATTCTGGAGTCCCTGGAATTAGGCGCATTATCAACGGCGGAGACTTGGCCGACATAGGCAGATGCTCCGATGAAGGAAGGGTACCTTCGAGAAGCTTCTGGAAGGCAGAGAGAAGCGGCGAGGTCGGCCTCGTCGTCGGGGCGTGACGTCGTTCGAGGAGGAGTAACCGGTGGTGCAGAAGAAGCAGCTTCGTGCTTTGACTTGGAGTGCTTCTTCTTATTCGAATTCGAAGAAGGCATTTTCTGTCTTGGAATTGAAGTCAGAGAAACAGCTTCCCTTAACCCTCTTTATTCTTTCAGGGTTTtaagttttaagttttaacacgTTTGCCTCTTTTTTTTCCCCTGTCTAGTCTTGttttattcaaatttattttagtttatttattatttaattaatacaattttttttttggtgaattaATTAACATTAATAAAAACTAGAAATTACCTAGTAATTAGTAAACCAGTTATACTTTTTGGGAGTGGGTTGCTTTTTGCCTTGGGTTTGGGGCTTCGTTACTTTCCTTTTCTCATTTGGGCCTCGGCCCTCTTTCAGCCAAAAcaaaaaaagatgagagagaaccgagaaatgaaggaaggagagaatGAGAGAACTAGAGAAATTTGCAACTCAATTACTCATATACTAATCAACTATTGTTTTCTTGAATCCAAACTCATATGGCTTCTAAAACAAAATattcaaaaagaagaaaaaaaaaaatataacagaTGGTTATTGCCCaagtaacaacaataacaaatgGTTATTGCCAAATTCCCCCCTAACACAtctagggatggcaacgggtccccaTGGAGGCGGGGACATGCCCCCGCCCCCCGCCCCCGTCTCCATTATCCGTCCCCGTCCCCGCTCCGTCCCCGTAACGGGTAACGGGGGCCCCGTATCCGCCGGGGACCCGGGTCTCCGCGGATATCCacggatttttataaaaataataaaaattaaaaaaaattagaaaaaaattaaaaaaatagtgtattgtatataatttaatattttactttCATCAATATCTACTTCAATATTATGAATTACATGTATAGCACTCAAATGCttaaccaaaaattcaaaatcagtaaaataataaaaatttcagaataattataacaaatgctTATTCAAATCACAGTAATTATAACAGAAAAAGCAAACAAAGATAATGAAGATGATAACAAATGCttaattataatcatataaattatacttaacctaactcaataattataacaaatactTAACAAAATCATAGTACACACAAATGGGGTATTCTAGTCTTTTTACATAAACGGAGTTTAAACGGGTCTCCACGGGGCGGGGACCTCTATCCCCGTCCCCGCCCCGTTTAATATACGGGGCCCCGTCCCCCGTCCCCGCGGGTACAAAATCGTCCCCATATCCGCCCCGTGACGGGTAAATCCCCGCGGATACCCGCCCCGTTGGGGATTTTTGCCATCCCTAAACACATCAAAGAAACTCTActactcttctcttctttttctactgCTTCATTCAATATTTTGTTATGGTCAATGTGTAGAGCCAGAAGAGACAGAAGAAGCTTCCGGGAGAAGATATTTAGCTGGTGAAAGCACAGCTACAGCACCTTTCTGTGGATCTGAGTATTTTCTGTACAAAACCTTCAACTTCCCATTCCCAACATTCGAGTGAAAACTCACTAGTAGCTTAGCACAATCCCTGTGtaacaacaacaaacaacacacaGTTAATTAAAGTAACAACAATCATAAACTCCTAAAgacaaataata is a window encoding:
- the LOC112782823 gene encoding calmodulin-interacting protein 111 isoform X2 translates to MPSSNSNKKKHSKSKHEAASSAPPVTPPRTTSRPDDEADLAASLCLPEASRRYPSFIGASAYVGQVSAVDNAPNSRDSRIWLSELAMVSSSLAPGTLVSVSIASSMNRSVQLNPLKSLVDECVRCYGLETGKTLKDDVTGNYFVLATVFPSTKVLKNGVRLSSNISCTMGCPPLGTIVFVYPVQKQYLSGLANGSNELHYTESNCLSIYNCKELYLQLAPHKDGFQLDINNSASVTKSQVQSDSDIFASPSTPSNGSKFSNASVLSSPRFEDSASTIPIQNNQSMASFNIMDALGDESSKKLLQACATSWLYSRYLLLGNFVSVPMFSEVCIFQVIGAKKAPVDRADNYSSNGINNLCLEDSDVAENVNEAIVVNCETKVFLSLQSNAASKESIQRDLPSEKRKAEVANPSIYDNISKLGGLSKEYSVLKDIISSSVKDALSSFGLRITRGVLLHGPPGTGKTSLAQLCAHDVGVNFFQINGPEIVTQYFGESEQALHEVFDSAIQAAPAVVFIDELDAIAPARKDGGEELSQRMVATLLNLMDGISRTEGLLVIAATNRPDHIEPALRRPGRFDKEIEIGVPSPKQRLDILFTLLCGVDHSLSDLQVEHLATVTHGFVGADLAALCNEAALICLRRYANLKKSCGDSSNDITEQPTLMNGETNSRNQSGIATSSVSESDTSVASNAVLQLCMMDTTSESMEIISDSDKDHNLKVSFEDFQKARMKIRPSAMREVILEVPKVNWEDVGGQNEVKAQLMEAVEWPQRHRDAFNRIGTRPPTGVLMFGPPGCSKTLMARAVASEAGLNFLAVKGPELFSKWVGESEKAVRSLFAKARTNAPSIVFFDEIDSLAVTRGKESDGVSVSDRVMSQLLVELDGLHQRVNVTVIAATNRPDKIDPALLRPGRFDRLLYVGPPNETDREDIFRIHLRKIPCDSDVSIKELAHLTDGCTGADISLICREAAVAAIEENLGASVISMKHLKKAINQVQPSEVQSYQKLSAKFQRAVRSCDTNELDHMPHKSGYTSFNVRNVLKSCALLLPIPAVILYLWTARSG
- the LOC112782823 gene encoding calmodulin-interacting protein 111 isoform X1, which gives rise to MPSSNSNKKKHSKSKHEAASSAPPVTPPRTTSRPDDEADLAASLCLPEASRRYPSFIGASAYVGQVSAVDNAPNSRDSRIWLSELAMVSSSLAPGTLVSVSIASSMNRSVQLNPLKSLVDECVRCYGLETGKTLKDDVTGNYFVLATVFPSTKVLKNGVRLSSNISCTMGCPPLGTIVFVYPVQKQYLSGLANGSNELHYTESNCLSIYNCKELYLQLAPHKDGFQLDINNSASVTKSQVQSDSDIFASPSTPSNGSKFSNASVLSSPRFEDSASTIPIQNNQSMASFNIMDALGDESSKKLLQACATSWLYSRYLLLGNFVSVPMFSEVCIFQVIGAKKAPVDRADNYSSNGINNLCLEDSDVAENVNEAIVVNCETKVFLSLQSNAASKESIQRDLPSEKRKAEVANPSIYDNISKLGGLSKEYSVLKDIISSSVKDALSSFGLRITRGVLLHGPPGTGKTSLAQLCAHDVGVNFFQINGPEIVTQYFGESEQALHEVFDSAIQAAPAVVFIDELDAIAPARKDGGEELSQRMVATLLNLMDGISRTEGLLVIAATNRPDHIEPALRRPGRFDKEIEIGVPSPKQRLDILFTLLCGVDHSLSDLQVEHLATVTHGFVGADLAALCNEAALICLRRYANLKKSCGDSSNDITEQPTLMNGETNSRNQSGIATSSVSESDTSVASNAVLQLCMMDTTSESMEIISDSDKDHNLKVSFEDFQKARMKIRPSAMREVILEVPKVNWEDVGGQNEVKAQLMEAVEWPQRHRDAFNRIGTRPPTGVLMFGPPGCSKTLMARAVASEAGLNFLAVKGPELFSKWVGESEKAVRSLFAKARTNAPSIVFFDEIDSLAVTRGKESDGVSVSDRVMSQLLVELDGLHQRVNVTVIAATNRPDKIDPALLRPGRFDRLLYVGPPNETDREDIFRIHLRKIPCDSDVSIKELAHLTDGCTGADISLICREAAVAAIEENLGASVISMKHLKKAINQVQPSEVQSYQKLSAKFQRAVRSCDTNELDHMPHKSGYTSFNVRRNVLKSCALLLPIPAVILYLWTARSG